A stretch of DNA from Synechococcus sp. JA-3-3Ab:
GCGCGTCTGGACGGCCGACCAGCGCAATCCCCACCTGAAGATAGCGATGGGCCAGCAGGGCGCCCTTGATGATCTCTTCGGGAGCGTAGTCACCTCCCATCGCATCAACTGCAATTCGCACGAGCTGACCTCACACTGGAACACTCCTGACAGATAAAATGCGGAGATCTCCGCTGCTCCTCTGCCTCGAGAAGTTGGGATCCCGCTATCTACAAGGCGCTACCGAATTTTACCAGATTTGCTCTCTTTGGTTGAGGCCGTCAAGCCCTTGACACTCCCAGCGCCTGAAGGCAGGGGATTCTTACGCAGCCCAAAATGGACTGGCGAAGGCGCTGTCAAGACGCCCCTAGATAGTCTTTTGAGGCATAACCTCAAAGTTCTGCTTACTTCGGAGGACTTCAGTTCCTCCAGGTTAGTCATTGCCGCGCGGGTTTGGCACCGCAGTAGGTTGTTTTCCTGGAGAAGCTCTAAAGAAGCAACTAAAGTGGCTCAAGGGCTTTTCCGCCCCGTCCTCAAGTACGGGGCTACCAAGCTATCCTTTTGTGTCAAAAGGAATGTGTGGGCACTGCCTGCCTGCTTGGGAAGACGACAGGACACAGCTCCTTACCGCTGGGTGAGGGCGGCCAGGAGCGATTGCACCTGCTGGACATGGGCGCTGGCCGTGGAGCCCCTTTCTTGATATTGAGCCAGCTCTGCCTCCAACTGAGCCAGTTGTTCCGCTAACTCCGCCCAGCGATCTCGCTCAGGGTAGAGGGTGGCCTGCAGATGGTTGAGGCGGCCCCAGGTTTCTGCCATCGCCTGGGTGCGGGCCCGCAGGGATCCCTCCTCTTGCTGCAACTGTTGCCACTGCTGCTGCAATTCCTGCTGCTGGCGGGCCAGTTGCTCTTGTTGAAAGGGCAGAGAGGATTCCAGTTGGTGGACGAGGGTTTGCAGGCGGCTTTTTTCTTGGAGAAGCTCCTGCTTCTGGCTGCCGATCTGCTCCAGGATCGGCCCGATATCGACCTGAACTGGGGCGGCAGCCTGATTTTGAAGCTGCCTAAGGCGGGCTTCCTGGCGGGCCAGCTCCTCGTATTCCCGTTGCAGGTTTTTCTCCTGAGGCAGCAGGGCTTCCTCTAGGGCGCTGCAGGCAGACTGGGCGTAGTCGATATCCAGTTCGATGTCGAACCGCTCCTCCGGAGAGGCGGTGGCCAGCCGCTCTTGCAGCTCCCGCAGGGTTTGCCGGTTTTGCTCCAGCTCGGCCCGCTGTTGGCTGACTTGGGCTGCCCGCTGCTCGTAATCTCGGCGCAGTTGGCTCACCAAGGCCGCCAGCTCCTCGACCGAGATCGCAGACCCTGAGGCACCTGACCCGCCGTTGCTGCTGCCATCGACGATGAAGTCGTACTCCTGCACCAGGCGATAGGCTTTTTGGTACAAGCTCTCTTGGGATTGCAACTGCTGAAGGATCCTCTGCAGTTGCTCCTGATAGGCTCGCAGGGATCCCTGGCGGGCATGCCATTCGGCTTGGCTCTGCTCCAGGGATCGTTGGGATCCCCACCAGGCGGCGCAGCGCTCCCGCCAGGCATGGTAGTCTCGATCCAGCTCCTCCTGTTGAGCGTGGGCCTGCTGACGTTCTTGCTCCAGTTGGGCAATCTCTTGATTGAAGTGATCCTGCTGCTGCTGAACCTGGCTTTTTAAACTCTGGAGAAGAGCCAAGGGATTCGCGGAGAAATGTAAACTCTCCTGAACTTCTTGCAACAAAATCTGGAGCTGGACCGCTTCTGCTTCCCCCAGCCGGCTGGAGCGGGCCTCTTGCAACTGAGCTTCCAGTTCCTGCCGTTGCCGGTTCAGGGCTTCTCGCTGTTCTCCGATCAGGCGCTGCTGCTCGGCCAGGTAGGCCTGCTGGGCTGCCAACTCCTCTTTGAGGCTGTCTAGAAGCTTGCGCTCTTCCTCCACGCCCTTGTATTGCTCGTACAGCCGCCGCACCTCCTCTTCTTGGGCTGCCAGCTCCATCTCGCGGCGGGTCAGCTCATGCGCCTGAAAGGTGAGGGACTTGCGCCAATTTTCAATCTCTTCCTCTTGGCTGCGGGCTTTGAGCTGAAGTTGGCTGAAGTTTTGTAGGTAGGTCACCACTTGGCGAGCGGCTTCGTTGATGCGGGTAATCTGACGGCTGCCTGTGATTTCTGCCAGCACCAAGGCCCCATCCTTGAAGCGCCCGGCCTCCTGGGCGATGCGGCCCTCTAGA
This window harbors:
- the hmpF gene encoding pilus motility taxis protein HmpF, encoding MLYLAELSKPIGFAKSSLQLLAKQQQDNTWVAVNEESITLEGRIAQEAGRFKDGALVLAEITGSRQITRINEAARQVVTYLQNFSQLQLKARSQEEEIENWRKSLTFQAHELTRREMELAAQEEEVRRLYEQYKGVEEERKLLDSLKEELAAQQAYLAEQQRLIGEQREALNRQRQELEAQLQEARSSRLGEAEAVQLQILLQEVQESLHFSANPLALLQSLKSQVQQQQDHFNQEIAQLEQERQQAHAQQEELDRDYHAWRERCAAWWGSQRSLEQSQAEWHARQGSLRAYQEQLQRILQQLQSQESLYQKAYRLVQEYDFIVDGSSNGGSGASGSAISVEELAALVSQLRRDYEQRAAQVSQQRAELEQNRQTLRELQERLATASPEERFDIELDIDYAQSACSALEEALLPQEKNLQREYEELARQEARLRQLQNQAAAPVQVDIGPILEQIGSQKQELLQEKSRLQTLVHQLESSLPFQQEQLARQQQELQQQWQQLQQEEGSLRARTQAMAETWGRLNHLQATLYPERDRWAELAEQLAQLEAELAQYQERGSTASAHVQQVQSLLAALTQR